The Cryptococcus gattii WM276 chromosome D, complete sequence region TGGGGCTCATCCCCAGTTTTCGGCTCCAAGTCCACATTTTTCTTGATCCAGGGCAGTCTCATCGCTACAATTATCTCTTGATCGATTTTTATCAGCAACCGTCCCATTGGCTCATTTGGTTCACAACTCACGACGTGAAGCTTAGCAGCTGTATATAACACAATATGCTGTTCACGCTTACGGTTTGAGTGATggagaaaaaaagaaaatggAAAGAAGCCTTTCTGTTTCCACGTCCACTCTGCACTCCTCGGCACCTCCCGTAATAGCCGCCATCTCCACGGGAAGCGCATTTATTTGTCGACTGCACCCTGCGGCTATAATAATTGATTGGTTGGAAGCCGCCGCATTCTGCTCCAATCAAAAATCACGAGGAATCAAGGCACGGAATCTAATGCCGAACCCTGAAAGTAAGTGAAGTACGAAGAAGCGCAAAAGGGGCAGAACTTCAGAGCACTCCAAGATTGGTAACAAATCCTCATACGTCATAGCTGCTTAATTAACGGCGAGATACGAGATATGGCCGAGATGCGATCTCTATCTCTTCCTATCTATGGTCGACAGAAATGAACGTGCAACCGCATATATCGATAGCAAGCAGACTAAAACAGAACTTTGCGGAATGCGCATTCTTGATCTTGCTGTTTGGTTTCTCAGAGCGAACGTTTATCTTGCTATTTGTCCCATTCGTAAACCCCACACGTGGTCAGGGGACAATGCTCAAAAAATAAGTTGGCCATACCACGTGAATCTGCCATCATGATGCTCGCCTCCTTAACGCACTGATATTACAAGTTGATGATAAACACTCCTGGGCATTGACTATACTCACACTTAGGCCTGTCGATCAGTAGTTTTTCATTGTGACATACAATGCTGGATTCTCATTTTCTAAATAGAACACTAGAAAATTGGCCGTTCGAATACTGTTACCCGAATTCTCCGAACCATGCTCAAAATGAAGCTTTTGTGAATAAAGTCCAGCGCCAAATCGATGGGAAATTTAAGCGAATTTTTTAAGGCCAAAATTCAGCTTGTAAGAGAAAAGTCCCATCGGATTTTCATGACCATATTATGTTAATTAATTGCTAAAAGCTCGAAAGACCTAATAAAAAATCCGCACTTCAGGAAAGAGCCTCGTCCCAGCCAAAAATCTCATTTTTTGGCTTTTTTTCGGAGGAAAGGATCTCGTGAAGAAAATTTCAGTAATGGGAGAAAAATCCCATTTCTACAGGAGAATGGGCATCACTACGAATATTATTCCACTCTCACCATCACTTCTCAGCTGCAGTGTCGCTTGTTGTGGGCATAGCAGAGTCAGTAGTCATGATATTCCTTCATATCATTATCACCGTATCTTGGCACCTTCCAAACATTGCAAACAGCAGGAGGGAGAAAAATGTCAAATTACCGCTCCAGCAAAAAACTATCTAACTGTAACTGTGTTGGTGCCCTGATATCGTTGTTGTTGTGGATATTATTCACAATCTGTCCAGCCAGCACGACAATGATAATCACGGCCTCAACGTTGGCACCAGAATTTGATTCCAATCTTGATACACTGCCTTCACAACGCCCCTTCGCAAGCTAATGCATACTTCTGACTACCTTATACATAGTATCATTTGAACCACTTCAGAAGTTATGCTCCTTTAAAACTTCTTTAGCATGCTGCTTTGCTTCCTGTGAGACATTGGGGTTGTGCAAGGCCCTAGGACAAACTGTCAATCTGGGTCACTAACAGCAATGCACCTTAAAAAACTGACGCCTTGTAGCCGCCTGCAACTCTGTGGTCATGCTCTGTACCACCACTACCGGAgtttttctttctctcaTATTCATTAATTGCTTGTCTGGCATGGGCCTTGGCCTCCTCAGAAGTCTATCGAGAACGTCAGGCTAGATCTCTTCAAATATGACAAGTGAATGTAGATTAGCCTTGGGGTTTGCAAGGGTACTGTAGAGCGTCTGGACAATTAGCGTTTTGGTTCCTTTTGTGAAGAAATCTCAACAATGACAAGTGGTTTACTTACGCCTTGTATCCGCCGATAACGTGATGGTCGTGTTGCTCGCTCATCGCTACAGTCGTATCTCGTCGTTTAATAAATAATAGTAATAATTGTCAGATAATGTGTAGGAAGAAACCTTAGTAGTTAGGTTTTGGCACTATCATCCGATCGCTTTAGCGCCTTTTATACCATGTGAGGTTTTGGGAGTAATAATAGAAGAGAGTGGCTGACTGGACTTGATTGGACTGGGTGATTTTTTTAATGCAGAAAAATGATTCGCATACCTTCTGTTGTTGTATTTGAATGACGTAAAATGTCTCAGGTTATGCAGCGACATGCAGTATGGCGACTGACGGAGAGTTCATTCTGTTTGATGGGAAGAAATATCGCTTTTTTGTATGGCAAGGAACCGGACACGTCGTGCTAACTTCTCAAGGAGCTTTGGAGCTTAAGAGGGTCTTCCTCCTTCAAGTCAGTATAGTTGTTTGAGATCGGCCCACCGTTGTAGCAGTCAGCAGATCGTCGCGATTATTACTTTTCTTACATGTGGTACTGCGGGAAGAGCGCAAAAGAAGACGTAATACGAGTATCGGCGCGATGAAAAGAGCATCAtcattttcttctttcagTATTATTACTTTATTATCTTGATGATACATTTTATATAATAATGTATTCATCCTTAAATCGTTTGTACAAATTTTCTCATACAACCCCCAAAACcctctttcttcatccGCTGCAATATAAATCCAGAGCTCACAGATATCTAGCCCACATCTCTTCCCACGCGCGCTTAGCGAAAGATAGGTTGACTGCCAACCCACGCTCGCGCTCCACCATCTTTGACACCTAGCTTTTCGTTCTCTACCTTGCCAGCCAAGACGTTAAGTTCCGCGGCCATTGTGCCCAGTGCTTGATACCGTTTCCTCTGAGCCATACCACTGATCTATCGTTAGCCTACACATTTCCGAGACAAAGAAGATGGCTCACAATCGATCAAGTACCAGTATGCCATTAACCTGATCTATCTTGCCTTTAATTTTATCATCCAAAATTAGAGATACCACTAGACTCTCAACTTCGTTTCTACGAATATTCAATTTGTCCGCGAGAGAGTCAAGTTCAAGACGAGTATAGGGCTTAATGATATCGACAATGTATTGCGTGCGGAGAGAAGTCAAAAGGTCACCGACAAAGTGGTCAATGAAAGGGTCGTTGGTGATGGTAGCTTGATTAGCTTGAATGGTTGATCAGCTGTTGCAGGCCTACGCCGTAGCCGGATAAACTGACCTTTCAATATTCTCTCCGCCTCTTGCACATCTCGCCTTTGATAAGCTGAAACAAGGTTCGTCATAGCCACGATTTGAGGGTCGTTTTTGTATCTGCCAAAATGCTTGTTAGGGCAGAGCAGCCTGTTTTCAAAAAGAGACACACGGTTTGGTTTCTTGAGAGTCAAACGGATTGATGTCACTACCCATAAGCATGGTGTTGAGCACGAGATATTTTAGGACCTGTATTCTTTGAGCAGATCCAGATTCGTCGTACTGCCTGAAGGACTCGAAGAGGTCCTCTGACGCCTTACCCCATGCCTCTACGGGTCATGTTAAGCAAAGGTAGGAGATATACAAAGTTGGCAACTCACTCTCTTGCATCCACATTTTACCGCCACATTCTTTGATAACACCCATTATGCGAGGGTGAGGTATAGCGTTCCGCACTTGCACTGCGGCATTGTAGATGGCCTACCAATATTCGAGTTTTAACTTGCCGAGCAAGGCATCTAAGCATCTAATGAAGCGTTTACCTTGAGCTTTCGCGTCTCCTTCAGGTCGCTGTACATTTGAATCTCCATGGCATAGACCTCAAGCACTTATAGCAAGTCAGCAACTGGAAAAGGCATTTTAAAAAAATGCTCCCCACACAATGAACCCTTCGATTGGTCGTCCGACGAGACAGAGTTGGCAGCAGGAGCACATGTGGCGTGGAGTGATTGAAGGATCTATCAGTTGTACGCTGTTAGCTCGACATTAGACAGTGTGTAAACGGTACAAGAACACTAACCGGGTGAAGACGAATGTATTCCTTTCGGTCTAACCAGAGTTTAGCAAGTTTCAAATTACACTTGGTTGATAATCGCTGAAGCAGCAATCTTGTAAGCAATTTCCACACATGACAGAGGCATATATATCCAAACCTCATTCTTTGCTTCATCACATGCCACTCTGGTAACCTCGTAGAATTTTTCTAAAGTATCTAAGGGCACTTTCGGAGCTTTTGCGGCATGCTGTCTTTTGCGTCAACTAACTTATCCTCTGTGCGTATATCTTCACCAGCACCCacctttccttctccacccACGTAATCGAGAATATTATTGATAGTCTTTTCAGCATAATTTCTGGTCACATTGCTCTGTCAACCATTAGTGGCTAATTCTTTCGGGTTGGGGCAAGATTCAACAAACTTTTGTATAACTGAGAAGCTCTCGATAGGTGTCTAAAGCCTTCTCGGGTTCATGCAGCCGGAGATAGTTCATTTTTGTCATCTGCTTCAGCGCCTTAAATCCCCTGGGCAATATAGCCAAATCAGCTTTGCCTTCCGGTGCCCGAAAAGATGTGAACC contains the following coding sequences:
- a CDS encoding COP9 signalosome complex subunit 2 (Signalosome subunit 2) (FUSCA protein 12) (FUSCA12) (Similar to TIGR gene model, INSD accession AAW42933.1), with product MSDDEFMMDDIADDEEYDFDYDDDDNDAEEDAVGDVENQYYKAKALKEDDAQGALKAFRTIVNDQPEKGEWGFKALKQMTKMNYLRLHEPEKALDTYRELLSYTKSNVTRNYAEKTINNILDYVGGEGKHAAKAPKVPLDTLEKFYEVTRVACDEAKNERLSTKCNLKLAKLWLDRKEYIRLHPILQSLHATCAPAANSVSSDDQSKGSLLLEVYAMEIQMYSDLKETRKLKAIYNAAVQVRNAIPHPRIMGVIKECGGKMWMQEKAWGKASEDLFESFRQYDESGSAQRIQVLKYLVLNTMLMGSDINPFDSQETKPYKNDPQIVAMTNLVSAYQRRDVQEAERILKANQATITNDPFIDHFVGDLLTSLRTQYIVDIIKPYTRLELDSLADKLNIRRNEVESLVVSLILDDKIKGKIDQVNGILVLDRFGMAQRKRYQALGTMAAELNVLAGKVENEKLGVKDGGARAWVGSQPIFR